The nucleotide sequence TGGCTCGTTGTCGACGGGGAGAAGAAGTCGCAGACAACGGTAACACTTCCCCCTGGTGCAAGCATAGATGTAAAGCTCTCAGCTCAGGTGGAAAGAGGCGGGTTGCACTGGGGGTATGCTGCCATAAGTGAGGACAATCCACTCGTGGATAACAGGCGATACTTCACATTTAAGATACCGAAACAGGTGCGCGTGCTTATTGTTGGTCGCCCTGAGTTAAGGCAATACATAAAGCTGGCGCTCGCTCCAGAGGGAGAGTCGAAGTTCTTTAAAATTTCAGAGGTCAGTGAGTCACAACTCGGACAAAAAAACCTCGAGGAATTCGACATCGTGATATACATAGGTCCCAAAAGTCCAACGGACATAGCCCTTGGAAGGCTTAGGGCATTCGTTTCAGGCGGCGGTGGACTTGTTGTTATGCCTGACGAACCTTCTGCGCAAAATTCCGAGAAATTAAAGCAAATTCTTTCGAAATTCTCACCACAGCTTAGCCTCGATGTTGTCGGCGATACTGCATCGCTTGCCATGGTCGGATTCGGCAAAGCTGACTTTGGTCATCCAATACTTTCCGTTTTCGCTGAGACTGGTGTCCCGGATGCCGGCTTCAAAAAAATCGTCAGGATTGTTCCCTATGAAGGCAACACGATTCTTCACTTTGCCAACGATATGCCAGCGATGTCCGAGGTTAATCTCGGGGATGGACGAGTATTGCTTTGCGGGTTTAGCCCCGAGCCATCGTGGGGAAACCTTATCCTATCGGGCTTTTTCGTGCCGTTCGTTCACAGGAGTTGCCAATATTTGGCGTCCGATGTCGCAGCTTTCGATGTGGGCTACATGGTGGGCGGAAATGGCTTGAAAACTCTCGAGGACTACGAATCCGACGAGCCGCTTAAAGTCATCTTTCCCGACGGGCGAGCGAAATTTGTTGCTCCGCGCTTCTTGGGCGGGAAAGCAACAGTAATAATCGATAACCTTCCAAAGGCAGGAATATACTGGATAGTAGCGGGGAACGACACTATCTCAGCGTTCGCGGCTAATGTGAATACAGAGGAGAGCAACCTTGAACCTCTTACCCCCGCCGAGAAAAAACGAATAAATGTGGTTTGGTTAAACTCGGAAGGGAACATCGAAAAGCAGGTTCTTCAGACCAAATTTGGCGTTGAGCTTGCGCGACCATTGCTGGTGCTTGCGCTTCTTCTTCTGGCTGCTGAGATGATAATCGAGACAAGCTGGCGGAAGAAGAGGAGTAAAGTCGGCGCAAAAACTGCCACAGAAACCGAAAAGTAGGACATGCTGGTTAAAGGGAGACTGCCAGCAAGAAGCACATAAAAAGCCTGAGGACTTTAGACGACAGGTTTTATCGGCGCAGAAAATGGTATTTTACAGTCCTTTCCGCTTTTTCCTTTTTGGACCCACCTGGTCGATATTGGCAGGAGGAATGCTTTCAGTTGGTGGTTGATAGAACATCTTCTCGCGCAATGTGTCCTCGGGAGTGTGAGTAAGATCACAGTATTCGTGAGGCACCGGGTTTTTGCGCAGAAACACCTCATGAAGCACTGGGCAACGCTTGGTAGCAAGCTTGTGTGAGACACGGCAAATGTCGAGGAACACCACCTCTCCATACGGTATGTCGAAACTATCCTTCTCGGTGGGCGATGTAGGATGAGCTGCTATCATAAGCTTCGTCC is from bacterium and encodes:
- a CDS encoding BatA and WFA domain-containing protein; translated protein: MLTFINSYLLPLLSLAALPILIHLFSRRKLKKQPFSDLRFLEEIQRKRMRRIKLRQWILLIIRTLAVFFIAAAFTRPAIKGVHFGGVGAHERTAVAILIDNSYSTSATLGSADVFAHEKSVAKKILSTLREGDAAAVATFSEKVRWLTPKPSRFFANLSAIIDTVTISDEGTNISKAVEDAVKILGDYHAPNYEIYLLTDDCAIGWRKGVIHHPDNMRVYVFPFSPDRTDNRAITKVEFPAQFLEIGTPFELSVRLTNYGKKPAENLLCWLVVDGEKKSQTTVTLPPGASIDVKLSAQVERGGLHWGYAAISEDNPLVDNRRYFTFKIPKQVRVLIVGRPELRQYIKLALAPEGESKFFKISEVSESQLGQKNLEEFDIVIYIGPKSPTDIALGRLRAFVSGGGGLVVMPDEPSAQNSEKLKQILSKFSPQLSLDVVGDTASLAMVGFGKADFGHPILSVFAETGVPDAGFKKIVRIVPYEGNTILHFANDMPAMSEVNLGDGRVLLCGFSPEPSWGNLILSGFFVPFVHRSCQYLASDVAAFDVGYMVGGNGLKTLEDYESDEPLKVIFPDGRAKFVAPRFLGGKATVIIDNLPKAGIYWIVAGNDTISAFAANVNTEESNLEPLTPAEKKRINVVWLNSEGNIEKQVLQTKFGVELARPLLVLALLLLAAEMIIETSWRKKRSKVGAKTATETEK